A genomic region of Friedmanniella luteola contains the following coding sequences:
- a CDS encoding undecaprenyl-diphosphate phosphatase produces MGWFEALVLGIVQGLTEFLPISSSAHQSIVGQFFGGEDVGAAFTAITQLGTEAAVILYFRRDIARIITRWVGSLAGRVPRDDPDARMGWLVILGSVPIVLLGLLFQDAIDSSLRNLWVTVAMLAGFAVVIGIADRTARNARPLESLTWGHGVVFGLAQSLALVPGVSRSGATISAGLVLGYTREAAARYSFLLAIPAVVGSGVFKLADIAGDPVPPAWGPILLATVVSFVVGYAVIAWLLRYISTHDFMPFVYYRLGLAALVVVLLLTGVLEPLPQG; encoded by the coding sequence ATGGGGTGGTTCGAGGCGCTGGTGCTGGGCATCGTGCAGGGGTTGACGGAGTTCCTCCCCATCTCCTCGAGCGCGCACCAGTCGATCGTCGGCCAGTTCTTCGGGGGCGAGGACGTCGGCGCCGCCTTCACCGCGATCACCCAGCTGGGCACCGAGGCCGCGGTCATCCTCTACTTCCGCCGCGACATCGCCCGGATCATCACCCGCTGGGTCGGCTCGCTGGCCGGCCGGGTGCCGCGCGACGACCCGGACGCCCGGATGGGCTGGCTGGTCATCCTGGGCTCGGTCCCGATCGTCCTGCTGGGCCTGCTGTTCCAGGACGCCATCGACTCCTCGCTGCGCAACCTGTGGGTCACCGTCGCGATGCTGGCGGGGTTCGCCGTGGTCATCGGGATCGCCGACCGGACCGCACGCAACGCCCGGCCGCTGGAGTCCCTCACCTGGGGCCACGGCGTCGTCTTCGGCCTGGCCCAGTCGCTCGCGCTCGTGCCGGGGGTCTCCCGCTCCGGCGCGACGATCAGCGCCGGCCTGGTCCTCGGCTACACGCGCGAGGCCGCCGCCCGCTACTCGTTCCTGCTGGCCATCCCCGCCGTCGTCGGCTCCGGGGTCTTCAAGCTGGCCGACATCGCCGGCGACCCGGTGCCGCCCGCCTGGGGCCCGATCCTGCTGGCCACGGTCGTCTCGTTCGTCGTCGGGTACGCGGTGATCGCCTGGCTGCTGCGCTACATCAGCACCCACGACTTCATGCCGTTCGTGTACTACCGGCTCGGCCTGGCGGCCCTGGTCGTCGTGCTGCTGCTCACCGGGGTGCTGGAGCCCTTGCCGCAGGGCTGA
- a CDS encoding flavin reductase family protein, producing the protein MTIHGDHPFLPAADDRDPLRRWRGRMPAPVSVWTSTAGGRSAGWTLSSFLLADGRPPEVVGLVDEEADFADQLALSGRFAVSLLAGPHRHLADVFAGQAPAPGGVFTVGRWRETAWGPVLEDAVGWLGAALVAADVAPGQPDPAQPGAEPHPDRAGWSLLVRGRVEHTELAEPDERGVLCSFRGRYLALGAGPGDGPASLRP; encoded by the coding sequence GTGACGATCCACGGCGACCACCCCTTCCTGCCCGCCGCCGACGACCGGGACCCGCTGCGCCGCTGGCGGGGCCGGATGCCGGCGCCGGTGAGCGTGTGGACGAGCACGGCCGGCGGCCGCAGCGCCGGGTGGACCCTCTCGTCGTTCCTGCTGGCCGACGGCCGGCCGCCCGAGGTGGTCGGGCTCGTCGACGAGGAGGCCGACTTCGCCGACCAGCTGGCGCTCAGCGGGCGCTTCGCCGTCAGCCTGCTGGCCGGACCCCACCGGCACCTCGCCGACGTCTTCGCCGGCCAGGCCCCGGCGCCGGGCGGGGTCTTCACGGTCGGCCGCTGGCGGGAGACCGCGTGGGGCCCGGTGCTCGAGGACGCCGTCGGCTGGCTGGGCGCCGCCCTGGTCGCGGCCGACGTCGCCCCGGGTCAGCCCGACCCCGCCCAGCCCGGCGCCGAGCCCCACCCCGACCGGGCCGGCTGGTCGCTGCTGGTGCGCGGCAGGGTGGAGCACACCGAGCTGGCCGAGCCCGACGAGCGGGGCGTGCTCTGCTCCTTCCGCGGCCGCTACCTCGCGCTGGGAGCCGGCCCCGGCGACGGCCCGGCTAGCCTTCGCCCATGA
- a CDS encoding histidine phosphatase family protein, with product MTTVLLIRHGRTSANTAGILAGRSSGVELDDVGRTQVADVGTRLGGVPLRGVVTSPLRRCRQTTQALVGARDDACPVHTDQGIIECGYGDWTGRTLKELSQEKLWATVQSQPSAVRFPGGESMTEMSARAVGTIRAWDARMEAEHGADAVWAAVSHGDVIKAVLADALGMHLDAFQRILVDPASVSIVRYTASRPYVVTVNSTNADLGKLLSPPPGKPAGTDDDAAVGGGLGASAPPDPAAGEPR from the coding sequence ATGACCACCGTCCTGCTGATCCGCCACGGCCGCACGTCGGCCAACACCGCGGGGATCCTCGCCGGCCGGTCCTCCGGGGTGGAGCTGGACGACGTCGGCCGCACCCAGGTCGCCGACGTCGGGACCCGGCTGGGCGGCGTCCCGTTGCGGGGGGTCGTCACCTCCCCGCTCCGCCGCTGCCGGCAGACCACCCAGGCCCTCGTCGGCGCCCGGGACGACGCCTGCCCGGTGCACACCGACCAGGGCATCATCGAGTGCGGCTACGGCGACTGGACGGGGAGGACGCTCAAGGAGCTCAGCCAGGAGAAGCTCTGGGCGACGGTGCAGTCCCAGCCCTCCGCCGTCCGCTTCCCGGGCGGGGAGTCGATGACCGAGATGAGCGCGCGGGCCGTCGGCACCATCCGGGCGTGGGACGCCCGGATGGAGGCCGAGCACGGCGCCGACGCCGTCTGGGCCGCCGTCTCCCACGGGGACGTCATCAAGGCGGTCCTCGCCGACGCGCTGGGCATGCACCTGGACGCCTTCCAGCGGATCCTCGTCGACCCGGCCTCGGTGTCGATCGTCCGCTACACCGCCAGCCGGCCCTACGTCGTCACGGTCAACTCGACCAACGCCGACCTGGGCAAGCTGCTGAGCCCTCCGCCGGGCAAGCCCGCCGGCACCGACGACGACGCGGCCGTCGGGGGCGGGCTCGGAGCGTCGGCCCCACCCGACCCTGCCGCCGGGGAGCCCCGTTGA
- a CDS encoding DUF3090 domain-containing protein, translated as MAILVHRYDEPDRFVAGTVGQPGERAFFLQARAGNRITSVACEKQQVSVLAEHLDRVLDEVVRRSSASAVPPSTTRARDTDPLDAPITEEFRVGTMTIAWDPSIDRVVIELFSNVDADEDDADDAAAVEEGEEVSADEVFVVKITAAYARDFVARANALVSAGRPPCPFCLQPLDPEGHICPRANGYRRPLF; from the coding sequence ATGGCGATTCTCGTGCACCGCTACGACGAGCCGGACCGGTTCGTCGCCGGCACCGTCGGACAGCCCGGGGAGCGTGCGTTCTTCCTCCAGGCCCGCGCCGGCAACCGCATCACCAGCGTGGCCTGCGAGAAGCAGCAGGTCTCCGTCCTGGCCGAGCACCTCGACCGGGTGCTCGACGAGGTGGTGCGCCGCAGCTCCGCCTCCGCGGTGCCGCCGTCGACCACCCGGGCCCGCGACACCGACCCGCTGGACGCCCCCATCACCGAGGAGTTCCGGGTCGGCACCATGACGATCGCCTGGGACCCCAGCATCGACCGCGTCGTCATCGAGCTGTTCTCCAACGTGGACGCCGACGAGGACGACGCGGACGACGCCGCCGCGGTCGAGGAGGGGGAGGAGGTCAGCGCCGACGAGGTCTTCGTCGTCAAGATCACCGCGGCCTACGCCCGCGACTTCGTGGCCCGGGCCAACGCCCTCGTCTCCGCCGGTCGGCCGCCCTGCCCCTTCTGCCTGCAGCCCCTCGACCCGGAGGGCCACATCTGCCCCCGGGCCAACGGCTACCGCCGCCCGCTGTTCTGA
- a CDS encoding SCO1664 family protein: MTHPALRASLAEVELVGAEMEITGRLMEASNATFLTEVRTASGSTTNWVYKPTEGERPLWDFPHRTLGLREVAAYEVSRIGGFDCVPVTVFAEGPMGPGSLQAWIESEPDAVAELVDLVPSTAVPSTGWFSCVEGIGADDRPVSVIHADDPRLRMLAVFDVLINNADRKGGHILASEGQVFGVDHGVSFHTDHKLRTLLWGWAGSELHDVELEAVAKAREEAPEQLTALLDELEVAALVRRADLLLNRRRLPRPRGQWPSIPWPPF; encoded by the coding sequence ATGACCCACCCGGCGCTCCGCGCCTCCCTCGCCGAGGTCGAGCTGGTCGGCGCCGAGATGGAGATCACCGGCCGGCTGATGGAGGCGTCCAACGCCACCTTCCTGACGGAGGTGCGCACCGCCTCCGGCAGCACCACCAACTGGGTCTACAAGCCCACCGAGGGTGAGCGGCCGCTCTGGGACTTCCCGCACCGCACCCTCGGCCTGCGCGAGGTCGCGGCCTACGAGGTGTCGCGGATCGGCGGCTTCGACTGCGTCCCCGTCACGGTCTTCGCCGAGGGCCCGATGGGGCCCGGTTCCCTGCAGGCCTGGATCGAGAGCGAGCCGGACGCCGTCGCCGAGCTGGTCGACCTCGTGCCCAGCACGGCGGTGCCCAGCACCGGCTGGTTCTCCTGCGTGGAGGGCATCGGGGCCGACGACCGGCCCGTCTCCGTCATCCACGCCGACGACCCGCGGCTGCGGATGCTGGCGGTGTTCGACGTCCTCATCAACAACGCCGACCGCAAGGGCGGGCACATCCTGGCCAGCGAGGGCCAGGTGTTCGGCGTCGACCACGGCGTCAGCTTCCACACCGACCACAAGCTGCGGACCCTGCTCTGGGGCTGGGCCGGCAGCGAGCTGCACGACGTCGAGCTGGAGGCCGTGGCCAAGGCCCGGGAGGAGGCGCCCGAGCAGCTGACCGCGCTGCTCGACGAGCTGGAGGTCGCCGCCCTCGTCCGCCGGGCGGACCTGCTGCTCAACCGCCGCCGGCTGCCCCGGCCCCGGGGCCAGTGGCCCTCGATCCCCTGGCCGCCCTTCTGA
- the mshC gene encoding cysteine--1-D-myo-inosityl 2-amino-2-deoxy-alpha-D-glucopyranoside ligase: MQAWRSGPVPQLERPEGSPALQAFDSATQQRVTVGPAEGTARMYVCGITPYDATHIGHANTYVSFDLLNRVWRDAGLEVSYVQNVTDVDDPLIERAHATGVDWAALAAQQTQLFREDMEALNVLAPSHYVGAVESVPLILELIADLEARGVVYAVEDEHAGDLYLDQAQDPDFGSLSHLDEAAARPVFAERGGDPDRSAKKGALDSLVWLRHRAGDPSWPSPFGDGRPGWHVECAAIALDLLGPDFDVQAGGSDLVFPHHEMSASVGRLATGKPFAKAYLHSGMVALDGEKMSKSRGNLVFVSRLRADGVDPMAVRLALLDHHYRDDWEWTPDLLTAAEQRLSRWREAVRLDAGVDGDAVVAKIRAALADDLDAPAALAAVDAWAGASSVVESDDAYAPQVVARAVEALLGVSL; encoded by the coding sequence ATGCAGGCGTGGCGCTCCGGACCGGTACCCCAGCTCGAGCGCCCGGAGGGGTCGCCCGCGCTGCAGGCCTTCGACTCCGCCACCCAGCAGCGGGTGACGGTCGGCCCGGCCGAGGGCACCGCCCGGATGTACGTCTGCGGCATCACGCCCTACGACGCCACCCACATCGGGCACGCGAACACCTACGTCTCCTTCGACCTGCTGAACCGCGTCTGGCGCGACGCCGGTCTCGAGGTCAGCTACGTGCAGAACGTCACCGACGTCGACGACCCGCTGATCGAGCGCGCCCACGCCACCGGCGTCGACTGGGCCGCGCTCGCCGCCCAGCAGACGCAGCTCTTCCGCGAGGACATGGAGGCGCTCAACGTGCTGGCGCCCAGCCACTACGTCGGCGCGGTCGAGTCGGTGCCGCTGATCCTCGAGCTGATCGCCGACCTGGAGGCCCGCGGCGTCGTCTACGCGGTCGAGGACGAGCACGCCGGCGACCTCTACCTCGACCAGGCGCAGGACCCGGACTTCGGCTCGCTCTCCCACCTCGACGAGGCGGCGGCCCGGCCCGTCTTCGCCGAGCGCGGCGGCGACCCCGACCGCAGCGCCAAGAAGGGCGCGCTCGACTCGCTCGTCTGGCTCCGGCACCGGGCGGGCGACCCGTCCTGGCCCTCGCCGTTCGGCGATGGCCGCCCGGGCTGGCACGTCGAGTGCGCGGCGATCGCCCTGGACCTGCTGGGCCCCGACTTCGACGTCCAGGCCGGCGGCAGCGACCTCGTCTTCCCCCACCACGAGATGAGCGCCTCGGTCGGCCGGCTGGCGACCGGGAAGCCGTTCGCCAAGGCCTACCTGCACAGCGGCATGGTCGCGCTGGACGGGGAGAAGATGAGCAAGTCCCGCGGCAACCTGGTGTTCGTCTCCCGGCTGCGCGCCGACGGCGTCGACCCGATGGCCGTCCGGCTCGCGCTGCTCGACCACCACTACCGCGACGACTGGGAGTGGACGCCCGACCTGCTCACCGCCGCCGAGCAGCGGCTGAGCCGCTGGCGCGAGGCCGTCCGGCTGGACGCCGGCGTGGACGGCGACGCCGTGGTGGCGAAGATCCGCGCAGCGCTCGCCGACGACCTGGACGCCCCGGCGGCGCTGGCCGCCGTCGACGCCTGGGCCGGGGCCTCCTCCGTCGTCGAGAGCGACGACGCCTACGCCCCGCAGGTCGTCGCCCGCGCCGTCGAGGCCCTCCTCGGCGTCAGTCTCTGA